CGCCACCGGTGCCGCCGTAACCCCACGAGGTGCTCACCACGGTCCTCCCCTACCCGAGCGCCGGGCGTCCCGCACGCTACCGGAATCGATCGATATGGCCGGCCGTCAGGCCGGCTCCGTCCACGCCGTCTGGATCAGCTGCTGCCCGTCCCGGCGACGGACCAGGGTGCCCCGGCCCGGCGGCTGCGGGCTCGGCCGCAGGTTGCCGAAGACCGCGCCCTCCTCCCGGCTGCCGGACATCAGCAGGCCCGGCGAGTCCAGCTCCCGCAGCCGTTGCAGCACCGGCTCGTAGAGGGCGCGGGCCACACCGCCCACCCGACGCGTGATGATGAGGTGCAGGCCGATGTCCCTCGCCTGCGGCAGCAGCTCGTGCAGCGCGCTGAGCGGGTTGTTGCCGCCGGAGGCGACCAGGTCGTAGTCGTCGACCAGGATGTAGAGGTCAGGACCCTTCCACCAGCTCCGGTCGCGCAGCTGGGCGGTGGTCACGTCCGGGCCGGGCAGCCGGTTCTGCAGGGCGCTGCGGATCGACCCGAGACCCTGACTGAACACCTGGTTGGACGGTGCGTAGTCGAGCAGGTGGTCACCCTCCACCGCGCCGAGCAGGCCACGCCGGTAGTCGGCGATGACCAGCCGGGCCTGGGCCGGGGTGTACCGCTCGGCGATGCCCCGGGCGATCAGCCGCAGCAGGTTGGTCTTGCCGCACTCCGCGTCACCGAACACGGTCAGGTGCGGCTCGCCGGCCAGGTCCAGATGGACCGGGGCCAGCGCCGACTCGTTGACGCCGATCGGGATGCCCGGCGCCGACCGGTCGATGACCTTCGCCAGCTCGGCGACCGGCAGCTTGCGCGGCAGCAGCCGGACCTTCGGCGCCGGGCGGCCCGGCCAGTTCGCCGCCACGTGCCGGGCCAGGGCGACCGACGCCTCGGTCAGGTCCTCGAGGTCCCGCTTGCCGTCGATCCGCGAGATCCCGGTGAGGAAGTGCAGCTTGTCGCGGGTCAGACCGCGGCCGGGCGTGCCGACCGGCACGTTCTGCGCGGCCCGCCGGTCGATCTCCGACTCGGCCGGGTCGCCGAGCCGCAGCTCCAGCTTCGTGCCGAGCAGGTCGCGCATGTTGATCCGGATCTCCGCCCACCGCACCGCGGTGACCACCACGTGTACGCCGAAACCCAGCCCCCGGTTGGCCAGGTTGGTGATCGTCTGCTCCAGCTCCTCGTACTCCTGGCGCAGCGTGTTCCAGCCGTCGACCACCAGGAAGATGTCGCCGAACGGATCGTCGGCGAACTCCCCGGCCGCCCGGCGCCGGCGGTAGCTGGCCACCGAGTCGATGCCGTGCTGGGTGAAGCGCACCTCCCGCTCGTCGATGATCGCGACCACCTCGGCCACCGTCCGGCGGACCGCCTCGGTGTCCCGCCGGCCGGCCACCCCGGCCGTGTGCGGCAGCCCCTCCAGGCTGCGCAGCGCGCCACCGCCGAAGTCGAGGCAGAAGAACTGCGCCTCGCGCGGGGTGTGGGTGAGCGCCAGCGAGGCGAGCATCGTGCGCAGCATGGTGCTCTTGCCGCTCAGCGAGGCGCCGACGATGACCACGTTGCCGCCCGCGCCGGACAGGTCGACCATCATCGGGTCGCGCCGCTGCTCGTACGGCCGGTCCACGATGCCGACCGGCACGGTGAGCCGGCCGCGCCCCGGCCAGTCCGCGGTGGTCAGGCCGAGCGTCGGGTGCACGCTCAGCGCCGGCAGCAGCTCGGCCAGGGCCGGCGGCTCGGCCAGCGGCGGCAGCCAGACCTGGTGCGCCGGGCGACCCCGCCCCCGGAGCCGGTCGATCAGCACGTCCAGCATCGCCACGGCCTTGCCGTCGCCGCCCTGCTCCGGCTCCGGCACGGTCTCCAGCGGGGTCGGCGCGGCCGGCACCGGGACGTAGTCGATGCCGTACGGGACGATCCGCCGCTGCACCTGCGCCCGGGTGGAGCGCTGCACCTGCCCCGGCGCCCGGTACGGCCCGGAGACGTACGCGGCGCGGAACCGCAGCATCGTGCTGGTGTCGGTCTTGAGGTAGCCGTGGCCCGGCGCGCTGGGCAGCTCGTACGCGTCCGGCACGCCGAGCACGATCCGACTCTCGACGGCCGAGAAGGTCCGCAGACCGATCCGGTAGGACAGGTGGGTGTCCAGCCCCCGCAGCTTGCCCTCCTCCAGCCGCTGGGAGGCCAGGAGCAGGTGCACGCCGAGCGACCGGCCGAGCCGGCCGATCATCACGAAGAGGTCGATGAAGTCCGGCTTCGCGGCCAGCAGCTCGCTGAACTCGTCACAGATGATGAGCAGGCTGGGCATCGGCTCCAGCGGCTCGCCGGCCGCCCGGGCCTTCTCGTAGTCGTACCGGGAGACGTAGTTGCCGGCCGCCCGCAGCACCTCCTGGCGGCGGTTCATCTCGCCGGCCAGGGCGTCGCGCATCCGGTCGACCAGCGGCAGCTCGTCGGAGAGGTTGGTGATCACCGCGCTGGTGTGCGGCAGCGCGTCCAGCGAGGCGAAGGTGGCGCCGCCCTTGAAGTCGACCAGGACGAAGTTGAGCTCCTCGGAGGAGTGGGTGACCGCCAACGCCCCGACGACCGTCCGCAGCAGCTCGCTCTTGCCGGAACCCGTCGCGCCGATGACCAGGCCGTGCGGGCCCATGCCCTCGTGCGCGGACTCCTTGAAGTCCAGCTCGACCACGTTGCCGTCCGGCCCGAGGCCGAGCGGGATGCGCAGCCGGTCCCGGTGGCTGCGGGGCCGCCAGGTCTGCTGGGTGTCCACGGTGGCCGCGTCGCCGACGCCGAGCAGGTCCGGCAACTCCATGCTGCGCGCCAGCGGCTCCTCGGTGCTGGTGCCCTGCTGCTGGGAGAGCCGGAAGGGGGCGATCTGCCGGGCCAGCCCCTCGGCCGCGGCCATGCTGAGCCGGTCCGGCCGGCCCAGCCGCGACGTCGCCGTCCCCCGCACGAGGTCCAGCCCGCTGCCGTCGCCCGTGTCGAGGCAGAGCAGCCAGCGGCCCGCGTCCCGGGGCACCGCGCCGGAGAGGTCGATGACCGTGGCGCCGAGCAGGCCCGGACCCATCAGCGCGCAGGTCGGCGAGACCTCGCCACCGTCGAGCACCACCACGAGGTGCGGAGCGGTCGTGAGCGGCTTCGCCTCCGGCGCGAACCGGGGGCGACCGCCGAGCTCGTTGGTGAGGGCCAGCTCCGCCTCGGCGAGGCTGGCGAAGACCATCCGGCGCGCGCCGGCCGCGTCCGTACGCCCCGGGTGCTGGGCGTGCGGCAGCCACTTCGCCCAGTCCCACACCGGCTGCCGGTCGGGGGCGGCCACCACCGCGACGATCAGGTCGTCCGGGGCGTGGAAGGTGACCAGCTGGCCCAGGGCCGCCCGGGCCAGGTCGAGCACCGCCTCCCGCTCGCCGCGCAGCGCCACCCGGCTGAACGCGCGCAGCGACAGCGCGGTGGGCAGGTCCGGCACGCTGGCGTGGGCCCGGACGAACCGGCGCAGCGCGATCGCGCTCATCGGCTCCAGGTCCTCCACCGGCTTCGTCTCCGGCGGCACGATCTCCACGGCCAGCCGCTGCGGGCCGAGCGCGATCCGGGCCTCACCGAAGTCGTCCTCGGTGATCCGCCGCTCCCAGAGCCGGCGCGAGGCGGCGATCGACCAGAGCGCGTCCGGCTCCGGGTGCCGCCAGGTCATCGCGGCGCGCTGCTGCTCGGCGGCCCGTCGGGTGCGCTTGCGCATCTGGGCCAGGTAGCGCATGTAGTCGCGCCGCTGGGCGTTCAGCTCCGCCTTGTCGTTGCCGCCGTTGCCCAGCGTGCCGACCGCCATGCCCAGCATCGACACGCCGAACAAACCACCGGCGACGTACGTCATCATGCCGCCGCCGCGACCGGCGTAGAGGAAGGCCATCGCGCCGACGCCGCAGAGCATCGGCAGGATCATCAACACCTGGCCCATGCCCTTGGGCTGCTGCTCGGGCAGCTCCGGCGGGGACTCCAGCAACACCTCGCCGCGCGGCAGCGCGGGCCCCGGTTGACGCGGAAGCCGGCGGAACACCACCGTGCTCACGGCATCTCCTCCCCAGAAGCGGCCCTGATCGTGGTCTGCCAACGGCCCGAGGGTCGGGTGGGCAACCTGTGCGACCGCCATCGTAGGTAATCTCCCGGAGGCGTCGTGGACCCACGGGGGCGACGTCAGCGGCCGAGGTGGATCGTAGGCGAGCACGAGGAGGCCAGAGTGGCGACGAAGACGGCGACCGGCGGACTGAGCCGGATCACCATCGTGGCCCCGCGGACCAGAATGGACCTGGCGCTGCCGTCGGACGTGCCGCTGGCCGACC
This sequence is a window from Micromonospora sp. NBRC 110009. Protein-coding genes within it:
- the eccCa gene encoding type VII secretion protein EccCa, whose product is MSTVVFRRLPRQPGPALPRGEVLLESPPELPEQQPKGMGQVLMILPMLCGVGAMAFLYAGRGGGMMTYVAGGLFGVSMLGMAVGTLGNGGNDKAELNAQRRDYMRYLAQMRKRTRRAAEQQRAAMTWRHPEPDALWSIAASRRLWERRITEDDFGEARIALGPQRLAVEIVPPETKPVEDLEPMSAIALRRFVRAHASVPDLPTALSLRAFSRVALRGEREAVLDLARAALGQLVTFHAPDDLIVAVVAAPDRQPVWDWAKWLPHAQHPGRTDAAGARRMVFASLAEAELALTNELGGRPRFAPEAKPLTTAPHLVVVLDGGEVSPTCALMGPGLLGATVIDLSGAVPRDAGRWLLCLDTGDGSGLDLVRGTATSRLGRPDRLSMAAAEGLARQIAPFRLSQQQGTSTEEPLARSMELPDLLGVGDAATVDTQQTWRPRSHRDRLRIPLGLGPDGNVVELDFKESAHEGMGPHGLVIGATGSGKSELLRTVVGALAVTHSSEELNFVLVDFKGGATFASLDALPHTSAVITNLSDELPLVDRMRDALAGEMNRRQEVLRAAGNYVSRYDYEKARAAGEPLEPMPSLLIICDEFSELLAAKPDFIDLFVMIGRLGRSLGVHLLLASQRLEEGKLRGLDTHLSYRIGLRTFSAVESRIVLGVPDAYELPSAPGHGYLKTDTSTMLRFRAAYVSGPYRAPGQVQRSTRAQVQRRIVPYGIDYVPVPAAPTPLETVPEPEQGGDGKAVAMLDVLIDRLRGRGRPAHQVWLPPLAEPPALAELLPALSVHPTLGLTTADWPGRGRLTVPVGIVDRPYEQRRDPMMVDLSGAGGNVVIVGASLSGKSTMLRTMLASLALTHTPREAQFFCLDFGGGALRSLEGLPHTAGVAGRRDTEAVRRTVAEVVAIIDEREVRFTQHGIDSVASYRRRRAAGEFADDPFGDIFLVVDGWNTLRQEYEELEQTITNLANRGLGFGVHVVVTAVRWAEIRINMRDLLGTKLELRLGDPAESEIDRRAAQNVPVGTPGRGLTRDKLHFLTGISRIDGKRDLEDLTEASVALARHVAANWPGRPAPKVRLLPRKLPVAELAKVIDRSAPGIPIGVNESALAPVHLDLAGEPHLTVFGDAECGKTNLLRLIARGIAERYTPAQARLVIADYRRGLLGAVEGDHLLDYAPSNQVFSQGLGSIRSALQNRLPGPDVTTAQLRDRSWWKGPDLYILVDDYDLVASGGNNPLSALHELLPQARDIGLHLIITRRVGGVARALYEPVLQRLRELDSPGLLMSGSREEGAVFGNLRPSPQPPGRGTLVRRRDGQQLIQTAWTEPA